The following coding sequences are from one Lolium rigidum isolate FL_2022 chromosome 6, APGP_CSIRO_Lrig_0.1, whole genome shotgun sequence window:
- the LOC124659920 gene encoding ATP synthase subunit beta, mitochondrial — MAMASRRAISSALRTAHRIRAASPSPCPRAPLPLHRPSPAGFLLNRAAAYASSAAAQAAPATPPPTSGKTTGSKITDEFTGAGAVGQVCQVIGAVVDVRFDEGLPPILTALEVLDNSIRLVLEVAQHLGENVVRTIAMDGTEGLVRGQRVLNTGSPITVPVGRATLGRIINVIGEPIDHKGDIKTNHYLPIHREAPAFVEQATEQQILVTGIKVVDLLAPYQRGGKIGLFGGAGVGKTVLIMELINNVAKAHGGFSVFAGVGERTREGNDLYREMIESGVIKLDDKQSESKCALVYGQMNEPPGARARVGLTGLTVAEHFRDAEGQDVLLFIDNIFRFTQANSEVSALLGRIPSAVGYQPTLATDLGGLQERITTTKKGSITSVQAIYVPADDLTDPAPATTFAHLDATTVLSRQISELGIYPAVDPLDSTSRMLSPHVLGVEHYNTARGVQKVLQNYKNLQDIIAILGMDELSEDDKLTVARARKIQRFLSQPFHVAEVFTGAPGKYVELKEGVQSFQGVLDGKYDDLSEQAFYMVGGIEEVIAKAEKIAKENAS; from the exons ATGGCCATGGCGTCTCGCCGGGCCATCTCGTCCGCCCTCCGCACCGCCCACCGCATCCGCGCCGCCTCCCCGTCGCCGTGCCCCCGCGCGCCGCTCCCGCTCCATCGCCCGTCCCCCGCCGGCTTCCTCCTCAACCGCGCCGCCGCCTACGCGTCCTCCGCCGCGGCGCAAGCCGCTCCCGCCACGCCGCCCCCCACCTCCGGTAAGACCACCGGCAGCAAGATCACCGACGAGTTCACCGGCGCCGGCGCGGTGGGCCAGGTCTGCCAGGTGATTGGCGCCGTGGTGGACGTGCGGTTCGACGAGGGCCTGCCCCCGATCCTCACGGCGCTCGAGGTGCTCGACAACAGCATCCGCCTCGTGCTCGAGGTGGCGCAGCATCTCGGGGAGAACGTGGTTCGCACCATCGCCATGGACGGAACCGAAGGCCTTGTCCGCGGCCAGCGCGTTCTCAACACCGGCTCTCCCATCACT GTCCCTGTTGGTAGGGCGACTCTTGGGCGTATTATCAATGTTATTGGTGAGCCGATCGATCATAAGGGAGATATAA AGACAAACCATTACCTACCTATCCATCGTGAAGCCCCCGCTTTCGTCGAGCAAGCTACTGAGCAACAAATCCTTGTTACTGGAATTAAG GTTGTCGATCTACTTGCACCCTATCAAAGAGGTGGTAAAATTGGTCTCTTCGGTGGTGCAGGTGTGGGCAAAACTGTCCTTATTATGGAATTGATCAACAACGTTGCCAAGGCTCATG GTGGTTTCTCCGTCTTTGCTGGTGTCGGAGAACGTACTCGTGAGGGTAATGACTTGTACAGGGAAATGATTGAGAGTGGTGTTATTAAGCTTGATGACAAGCAG AGTGAGAGCAAGTGTGCTCTTGTCTACGGGCAAATGAATGAGCCCCCTGGTGCCCGTGCTCGTGTTGGACTCACTGGTTTGACTGTTGCTGAGCATTTCCGTGATGCCGAAGGACAGGATGTGCTTCTCTTCATTGATAACATTTTCCGTTTCACTCAG GCAAACTCTGAGGTGTCTGCTCTGCTTGGGCGTATTCCATCTGCTGTGGGATACCAACCAACCCTTGCTACTGATCTGGGAGGACTACAGGAGCGGATTACCACCACAAAGAAGGGTTCTATTACATCCGTGCAAGCTATTTATGTACCCGCTGATGACTTGACAGATCCTGCCCCTGCAACTACTTTTGCCCATCTTGATGCAACTACTGTGCTCTCACGACAG ATCTCTGAGCTCGGTATTTATCCTGCTGTTGATCCTTTGGACTCCACATCCAGAATGTTGTCTCCCCATGTTCTTGGTGTGGAGCACTACAACACTGCCCGTGGTGTTCAGAAGGTTCTTCAGAATTACAAGAATCTTCAAGATATTATTGCCATTTTGGGAATGGATGAGCTCAGTGAGGATGACAAGTTAACAGTCGCTCGCGCTAGGAAAATTCAGCGGTTCCTTAGCCAGCCTTTCCATGTTGCTGAAGTTTTCACAGGTGCACCTGGAAAGTATGTTGAGCTGAAGGAGGGTGTTCAAAGTTTCCAG GGTGTGCTGGATGGGAAATACGATGACCTTTCAGAGCAGGCCTTCTATATGGTTGGAGGAATAGAGGAGGTCATTGCCAAAGCAGAGAAGATTGCGAAGGAGAATGCTTCATAA